Proteins from a single region of Abyssalbus ytuae:
- a CDS encoding RagB/SusD family nutrient uptake outer membrane protein, which produces MKKNIYISVILMASMLLSCENDYLDVVPDNVAVLDNAFSDRYNAQKFLYTIYRAIPAPGDQNNPALSAMDEIWWPETEDWRPGPIIAQGFQSVTNPVYNKWEGRGTADLYVGIRNCNIFLDNIEKVQGMQQYEKTQWSAEVKFLKAYYHFYLLQMYGPIVINDEATEIQELPNAPAPTREKTDETFSYIVNLIDEAIKDLPLLLQFEAEDLGRITKPIAASIKARVLMTQASPLFNGNTVYAGFVNENGQPFFPQNYDANKWQLAATACKEAIDICHEAGMRLYQTGDYINPFTLSDITLLKAALRGRVTEKWNPEIIWGSTNDTWDIQNISIPRLYSYVTSPTASRHAPTIGTVEMYYTKNGIPINEDTSYDYSNRYKLRTAEDTDKYLIEIGQETAILNFDRETRFYADIAFDRGVWFGNGKDKTDEDPWYIHGRYGEFASIFNPDQYSVTGYWAKKLVNIESQVEGGTDFNQVRYSFPIIRLADLYLYYAEALNEVKAAPDAEVYEYIDLVRKRAGLESVVDSWSSPFSKNPSKPLTKDGMRKIIQQERLIELSFEGSRFWDLRRWKLAKDYMNKPIKGWNVRESEAIDYYTPRVLYNPTFSERDYLWPIPENEIIKTPSIIQNPGW; this is translated from the coding sequence ATGAAAAAAAATATTTATATATCTGTAATTTTAATGGCAAGTATGCTCTTATCGTGTGAAAACGATTACTTAGATGTAGTTCCTGATAATGTAGCCGTACTAGACAACGCATTCTCAGATAGATATAATGCACAAAAGTTTTTATATACTATTTATAGAGCAATACCGGCTCCCGGAGATCAAAATAATCCCGCTTTATCTGCAATGGATGAGATATGGTGGCCCGAAACGGAAGATTGGAGACCCGGGCCTATAATTGCCCAAGGATTTCAAAGTGTAACCAATCCTGTTTATAATAAATGGGAAGGTCGGGGTACCGCAGATTTATATGTAGGTATTAGAAATTGTAACATTTTCTTAGATAATATAGAAAAAGTACAAGGTATGCAGCAATACGAAAAAACCCAATGGAGTGCAGAAGTTAAATTTTTAAAGGCCTATTACCATTTTTATCTATTACAAATGTACGGACCGATAGTAATTAACGATGAGGCAACAGAAATCCAGGAGCTACCAAATGCTCCTGCTCCAACGAGAGAAAAGACCGACGAAACTTTTTCCTATATTGTAAATTTAATCGATGAGGCAATAAAAGATTTGCCACTACTTTTACAATTTGAAGCTGAAGATTTAGGAAGAATTACCAAACCCATAGCCGCATCCATAAAGGCCAGAGTTTTAATGACCCAGGCAAGTCCGTTATTTAATGGAAATACCGTTTATGCAGGTTTTGTAAATGAAAACGGTCAACCTTTTTTTCCACAAAATTATGATGCAAACAAATGGCAATTGGCGGCTACAGCTTGTAAAGAAGCAATTGATATATGCCATGAAGCAGGAATGAGGCTATATCAAACAGGGGATTATATTAATCCATTTACACTATCAGATATCACATTGTTAAAAGCTGCATTAAGAGGCAGGGTTACAGAAAAATGGAATCCTGAAATCATATGGGGAAGTACTAACGACACATGGGATATACAAAATATATCCATACCTCGCTTGTATAGTTATGTCACCAGCCCTACCGCCTCACGTCACGCACCTACTATAGGAACTGTAGAAATGTATTATACAAAAAACGGGATTCCAATTAATGAAGATACTTCATATGATTATTCCAACAGGTATAAATTAAGAACTGCCGAAGATACTGATAAATACCTCATTGAGATTGGCCAGGAAACCGCCATTTTAAATTTTGACAGAGAAACCCGTTTTTATGCAGATATAGCTTTTGACAGAGGAGTGTGGTTTGGAAACGGAAAAGATAAAACAGATGAAGACCCTTGGTATATACATGGGAGATACGGAGAATTTGCATCTATCTTTAATCCGGATCAATACTCAGTAACCGGGTATTGGGCAAAAAAACTGGTTAATATAGAATCCCAAGTTGAAGGAGGAACAGACTTTAATCAAGTACGCTATTCCTTCCCAATTATTCGTTTGGCCGACTTATATCTATATTATGCAGAAGCTTTAAATGAAGTAAAAGCAGCACCGGATGCAGAAGTTTATGAGTATATTGATTTAGTCAGGAAAAGAGCAGGACTGGAATCTGTAGTTGATAGTTGGAGCTCTCCGTTTAGCAAAAATCCTTCTAAACCACTTACTAAAGATGGTATGAGAAAAATAATTCAACAAGAAAGACTAATTGAATTATCTTTTGAAGGTAGCCGATTTTGGGATTTAAGAAGATGGAAATTAGCAAAAGATTATATGAATAAACCTATAAAGGGGTGGAATGTTCGTGAAAGTGAGGCTATTGATTATTATACCCCCAGGGTATTGTATAATCCCACTTTCTCTGAAAGAGATTATTTGTGGCCCATACCAGAAAACGAAATAATAAAGACACCTAGTATCATCCAAAATCCCGGATGGTAA
- a CDS encoding DUF5000 domain-containing lipoprotein, translating into MKNKLKLLVLPLAILILVFACEEHDHEPISSDDSKPTPPENIVVTPINGGFDISYDLPADNDLLFVKAVYTNSKGEEAEVKTSRYDNKIQILGLGDTSEKTITLYSGDRAENLSDPVTVKESPLTPPIYLIQETMEIAQDWGGAKFSWVNNLKTPVAIELLAEGNNSEIALVDTYYTESDSFSASIRGFEAVPTLFAAVIRDRYDNFSDTIYADTPDKLITPLHEERLDKTKFVKIVLDNDNDWGRWDNNYSNFYDDDIETVVHTQGGEPFPQTLSVDLGQNVILSRIVVNMRRGWPYDHGNPKKYNLYGAKEFPGTDGNFDNWTLLKECESIKPSGLPIGTNTDEDMAHFEAGDEYTFDEQTEIRYFRFSVTQTWDGATYVDFAEITFWGNVVD; encoded by the coding sequence ATGAAAAATAAGTTAAAATTATTGGTATTACCGCTAGCTATACTGATACTGGTATTTGCTTGCGAAGAACATGACCACGAACCAATATCTTCCGATGACTCTAAGCCAACTCCACCGGAAAATATTGTTGTAACCCCTATTAATGGTGGGTTCGATATATCGTATGATTTACCAGCCGACAACGACCTTCTATTTGTAAAGGCGGTTTACACCAATTCAAAAGGAGAGGAAGCAGAAGTGAAAACTTCCAGATATGACAATAAAATTCAAATTCTGGGATTAGGAGATACTTCAGAAAAGACTATCACCCTTTATTCCGGTGATCGAGCTGAAAATTTATCCGACCCTGTTACCGTCAAAGAGTCCCCTTTAACACCCCCTATTTATCTCATTCAGGAAACCATGGAAATAGCACAAGATTGGGGAGGTGCGAAATTTTCATGGGTCAATAACCTAAAAACGCCTGTTGCCATTGAATTGCTAGCCGAAGGCAACAATAGTGAAATAGCACTTGTAGATACATATTATACAGAGTCAGATTCATTTTCGGCATCAATTAGAGGCTTCGAAGCTGTACCCACCCTATTTGCTGCTGTGATAAGAGACAGATATGATAACTTTTCAGATACTATTTATGCAGATACTCCCGATAAGCTAATTACACCTTTACATGAAGAGCGCTTAGATAAAACAAAATTTGTAAAAATAGTGTTGGATAATGATAATGATTGGGGACGTTGGGATAATAACTATTCAAATTTCTATGATGATGATATAGAAACCGTTGTACACACACAAGGGGGTGAACCATTTCCACAAACTTTATCTGTAGACCTGGGGCAGAATGTTATATTAAGCAGAATTGTGGTAAATATGAGACGTGGTTGGCCCTATGACCATGGTAATCCAAAAAAATATAATCTGTATGGTGCCAAAGAATTTCCGGGTACTGATGGCAACTTTGATAACTGGACCTTACTAAAAGAATGTGAATCCATAAAACCTTCCGGATTACCCATTGGCACAAATACCGATGAAGATATGGCACATTTTGAAGCCGGTGATGAGTATACTTTTGATGAACAGACCGAAATAAGATATTTCCGATTTTCTGTAACACAGACTTGGGACGGTGCTACGTATGTAGATTTTGCGGAAATTACTTTTTGGGGAAATGTTGTTGACTAA
- a CDS encoding DUF4998 domain-containing protein, which translates to MKKIRYYIIVLPFLFGFLTSCNDTFEFHEKYINEGETIYATKVDSIKTFPGNQRIQLSGYLSTAFDVEIITVYWDNKAHNRVFPYSKSENDIDSLDLIIEDLEEKSYEFEIYTSDSDGNNSIKVTAFGTVYGENYRSNLEARLINSFSLDSNNNALVNFNIASELTRATEVKFTNFSGEEVVNTVLSDESETILEQVDITAPIMYRTFYVPIAATEDGNETTIDEFDSDWEIYTLPANIDAILESITIEPILAGVIINWENPNNSEMNFSFEKMVDGNPVTDTTSSSESTDSFILGAMEEGTQNIEITISDLLGNSKSAFFEVTPLPIIELDKSSWLIVDFSSEEANDFITSVIDGDTGTFWHTQWRDAQPGYPHHFTIDLGEEKDIAYFEIFRRPGDDRGATVHEFWVSNDNINFTKVATLNAKLENDNGYIATADAFTKGRYIKYIATQGPDFFTFLAEINIYGN; encoded by the coding sequence ATGAAAAAAATCAGATATTATATAATAGTATTACCTTTCTTATTTGGTTTCTTAACTTCTTGTAATGATACGTTTGAGTTTCATGAAAAATATATTAATGAAGGAGAAACCATATACGCAACAAAGGTAGATTCAATAAAAACATTCCCAGGCAATCAGAGAATTCAATTATCAGGTTACTTGTCAACAGCATTTGATGTAGAAATAATAACTGTTTATTGGGACAATAAAGCCCATAATCGGGTTTTTCCTTATTCAAAATCTGAAAATGACATTGATTCCCTTGATTTAATTATTGAGGATCTTGAAGAAAAGTCTTATGAATTCGAAATATATACTAGTGATTCTGATGGTAATAACTCTATTAAAGTAACTGCCTTCGGAACCGTTTATGGCGAAAACTACCGATCCAATTTAGAGGCAAGGTTAATAAATAGTTTTTCTTTAGATTCAAACAATAATGCCTTGGTAAATTTTAATATAGCTTCAGAATTAACCAGGGCTACTGAGGTTAAATTCACCAATTTTAGTGGTGAAGAAGTTGTTAATACAGTTTTAAGTGACGAATCTGAAACCATCTTGGAACAAGTGGATATAACGGCCCCTATTATGTACAGAACATTTTATGTGCCTATAGCCGCTACTGAGGATGGCAATGAAACCACTATTGATGAATTTGATTCTGATTGGGAAATATATACTCTCCCCGCCAATATCGATGCAATATTAGAGAGTATCACTATTGAACCTATTTTAGCAGGGGTCATTATAAATTGGGAAAATCCAAACAATTCTGAAATGAACTTTTCTTTTGAAAAAATGGTTGATGGAAATCCTGTCACTGATACTACCTCTTCAAGTGAATCAACAGATAGTTTTATTTTAGGAGCTATGGAGGAAGGTACCCAAAATATTGAAATAACCATATCTGATTTATTAGGCAACTCAAAAAGTGCATTTTTTGAAGTAACTCCGTTGCCAATTATAGAACTTGATAAATCCTCATGGTTAATTGTTGATTTCTCATCTGAGGAAGCAAATGATTTTATCACATCAGTTATTGATGGTGATACAGGTACTTTTTGGCATACTCAGTGGCGAGATGCACAACCTGGCTATCCACACCACTTTACCATTGATTTAGGAGAGGAAAAAGATATTGCTTATTTTGAAATATTCAGAAGACCCGGTGATGATCGTGGGGCTACTGTCCATGAATTTTGGGTAAGTAATGATAATATTAACTTTACCAAAGTGGCTACCCTAAATGCGAAATTAGAAAATGATAATGGATATATTGCAACAGCCGATGCATTTACTAAAGGAAGGTATATAAAGTATATTGCTACTCAAGGCCCAGACTTTTTTACCTTTTTGGCAGAGATTAATATTTATGGCAACTAA